The Pirellulimonas nuda genome includes a region encoding these proteins:
- a CDS encoding trypsin-like peptidase domain-containing protein, which translates to MQSLDFQCLTCGKQFRGKLPEGVAAGDAVLPACPKCGGTLAVQRRPVEPPPAAPPETAPVLQPQPTPPNEQDNPLPVGLDRPAAPSRRPWFGPVGVGAVLVLVTAGATAFFCLTHFSAEVDRQLAGAPVEPDFDLAAEAPLERNIWLPQEDRAGPAARAGGADRQPAPSRVVNDALPTGGARRRLPAAYADDIDVIGAGAPGLAYDWPRGQYYTFDYACEADGPTHTITTAGACRMGVGPTWSEALDGKDSPSAAAEEPPPSEARPTDEEGFDGFGTAFVVSADGHLATCAHVVKNAERLSVTLGEQAYDARVVVLDTENDLALLRVEGQGLEPLALADSDGAELGDDVRVVGYPLSPLLRARLNVTRGIVSSRLAEEDGGLLQVDAAVNPGNSGGPVVNARGELVGVAMARISHVEISNIGFAVPSNAVRAMMERRGVRASGSEAAAESGSLQRVAKGVALVRVTTAAVASQRVQYACTQDRRAAPGDGVTWQEGETTEVGHFRLTGDGGVSDHGGAMRLPFFFEHPVHWLLDPLDPEGEPEWEVEEERLLTVSDEAQRGGVGHYRRILAGGGASRGMGGFATPRLATRSPFYQQSTRTVYHASIRNSYGLARTEKDRIGIRKTVRVEATDVSGRPTFRIDGNGSVWFSLNDRAPLEGRQALDFRWLRGGGEEEVVPLVFSFRRRPFNKAEMESKAAAIAQRLRAERATQTEQDRQASLTDRQRIIEARDGLRSPTKGGPSRFKHVSALISLPVDPELRAEVAAALLDVAQGSDSIDRTITLRALQRWGDVSQVQALVTLLRSTPDVDRNVLLETICRLGDETVFDVVVAEVGRPDRGFGGMARRSCEDALIRFGARSEAPMRDLLTSRDDDVVESACRVLESIGGPESLDALRKARAQADGFTGHRIDGAIRAIEGRQAGSHPQLASRSSSGSPVRQVPTKPDPGREAVAALANIGGRSLDAEGWLIKLSNAAPEPELRHAALAQITPRLGKSNPSQVVLAAAAALAVWGDESHAPLLNEWLPRARTPRARKALFAALAEVGDARTAELLLPMLSAPTLDLQACRAFRVLSADSERTLIEMLGSRDAMQRAAAAEALGRAGSPAVESRLITFLEAEGDTIASEAALQGLARLRVRHEAK; encoded by the coding sequence ATGCAGTCACTCGACTTTCAATGCCTGACGTGCGGCAAGCAGTTCCGCGGCAAGCTGCCGGAGGGCGTGGCGGCGGGTGACGCCGTATTGCCTGCTTGCCCCAAGTGCGGGGGGACGCTGGCTGTGCAGCGGCGGCCAGTCGAACCGCCGCCCGCGGCGCCCCCGGAAACTGCGCCGGTGCTGCAACCCCAACCGACGCCGCCGAACGAACAAGACAACCCGCTTCCCGTGGGACTTGATCGGCCGGCGGCGCCGTCGCGTCGGCCTTGGTTTGGCCCGGTCGGAGTGGGCGCCGTGCTGGTGCTGGTGACGGCGGGGGCGACCGCCTTTTTCTGCTTGACGCACTTCAGCGCGGAAGTGGATCGGCAACTGGCCGGGGCGCCCGTCGAGCCCGATTTCGACCTGGCCGCTGAGGCGCCGCTGGAGCGGAACATTTGGCTGCCGCAGGAAGATCGCGCGGGGCCGGCGGCGCGTGCAGGGGGCGCCGATCGCCAGCCGGCGCCGTCGCGCGTGGTGAATGACGCACTCCCGACGGGGGGCGCAAGACGGCGACTGCCGGCGGCTTACGCAGACGACATCGACGTGATCGGCGCCGGCGCCCCGGGGCTCGCGTACGATTGGCCGCGGGGGCAGTACTACACGTTCGACTACGCATGCGAGGCCGATGGGCCGACCCACACCATCACCACCGCCGGCGCCTGCCGGATGGGGGTCGGCCCGACCTGGTCGGAAGCGCTCGATGGGAAGGATAGTCCTTCGGCCGCGGCCGAAGAGCCGCCGCCGAGCGAAGCGCGGCCGACGGACGAAGAGGGGTTCGACGGGTTCGGGACCGCGTTCGTCGTGAGCGCCGACGGCCACCTGGCGACGTGTGCGCACGTGGTGAAGAATGCCGAGCGGTTGTCCGTCACGCTAGGAGAGCAGGCGTACGACGCGCGGGTCGTGGTGCTGGACACAGAGAACGACCTCGCGCTGCTGAGGGTCGAGGGCCAGGGCCTCGAGCCGCTGGCGCTTGCGGACTCGGACGGCGCCGAGTTGGGGGACGATGTGCGGGTGGTTGGCTACCCGCTGTCGCCGTTGCTGCGGGCGCGGCTCAACGTCACGCGCGGGATCGTCTCCAGTCGGCTCGCCGAAGAAGACGGCGGCCTGTTGCAGGTGGACGCGGCGGTCAACCCGGGCAACAGCGGAGGCCCGGTGGTGAACGCCCGCGGCGAGCTGGTCGGCGTCGCCATGGCGCGGATCTCGCACGTTGAAATCTCGAACATCGGCTTCGCGGTTCCGTCGAACGCCGTTCGCGCAATGATGGAGCGACGCGGCGTTCGCGCGTCGGGGTCCGAGGCAGCGGCCGAGTCAGGTTCGTTGCAGCGCGTCGCCAAGGGGGTCGCCCTGGTGCGTGTCACAACGGCGGCGGTGGCAAGCCAGCGTGTGCAGTACGCCTGTACGCAGGACCGCCGCGCGGCGCCGGGGGACGGGGTGACCTGGCAGGAAGGAGAAACGACGGAGGTGGGCCATTTCCGACTCACCGGCGACGGCGGCGTGAGCGATCACGGCGGCGCCATGCGGCTCCCCTTCTTTTTCGAGCACCCGGTCCACTGGTTGCTTGACCCGTTGGACCCAGAGGGCGAGCCGGAGTGGGAGGTCGAGGAAGAACGCTTGCTGACGGTGTCAGACGAAGCTCAGCGGGGAGGGGTCGGTCACTACCGCAGGATCCTTGCTGGCGGCGGCGCCAGTCGCGGCATGGGGGGCTTTGCAACGCCCCGCCTGGCGACCCGTTCGCCCTTCTACCAGCAGAGCACGCGGACGGTGTACCACGCATCGATACGGAACTCGTACGGATTGGCGCGAACCGAAAAGGACCGCATCGGCATCCGCAAGACGGTGCGCGTTGAGGCAACGGATGTGAGCGGCCGGCCCACGTTTCGGATCGATGGCAACGGCAGCGTGTGGTTCTCGCTGAACGACCGGGCGCCGCTGGAGGGGAGACAGGCGCTCGACTTCCGCTGGCTGCGCGGCGGTGGGGAGGAGGAGGTGGTCCCGCTGGTATTCTCTTTCCGTCGGCGCCCCTTCAACAAGGCCGAGATGGAATCGAAGGCCGCCGCAATCGCTCAGCGGCTGCGCGCGGAACGGGCGACGCAAACAGAGCAGGACAGGCAGGCGTCGCTGACGGACCGGCAGCGGATCATCGAGGCGCGGGATGGGCTCCGCTCCCCAACCAAGGGCGGCCCGAGCCGCTTCAAGCACGTGAGCGCTCTGATCTCGCTGCCGGTCGACCCAGAGCTTCGCGCCGAAGTGGCCGCGGCATTGCTCGATGTCGCGCAAGGGAGCGATTCGATAGACCGCACAATAACGCTTCGAGCTCTGCAGCGATGGGGCGACGTGTCACAGGTCCAGGCATTAGTCACCCTGCTGCGGTCCACGCCGGACGTCGACCGGAACGTCCTGCTGGAGACCATCTGCAGGTTGGGGGACGAAACGGTGTTCGACGTCGTCGTCGCAGAGGTCGGCCGACCGGACCGCGGGTTCGGCGGCATGGCGCGGCGCTCCTGCGAGGACGCGCTGATCCGCTTCGGGGCCCGGTCCGAAGCTCCCATGCGTGACCTTCTCACCAGCCGCGACGACGACGTGGTCGAGTCCGCCTGCCGCGTGCTGGAGTCAATAGGCGGGCCGGAAAGCCTCGACGCGCTGCGGAAGGCGCGGGCGCAGGCCGATGGCTTCACCGGGCATCGGATCGACGGCGCCATCCGCGCGATCGAGGGTCGTCAGGCGGGCTCCCACCCTCAACTTGCGTCACGATCATCGTCCGGTTCCCCGGTGCGCCAAGTTCCGACGAAGCCAGACCCGGGGCGCGAGGCGGTCGCCGCGCTGGCGAATATCGGGGGTCGTAGCCTCGACGCCGAAGGGTGGCTGATCAAGCTTTCCAACGCTGCGCCCGAGCCCGAGCTCCGCCACGCGGCGCTCGCCCAGATCACGCCCCGGCTGGGGAAGAGCAACCCCTCACAGGTGGTTCTGGCAGCGGCAGCGGCCCTGGCGGTCTGGGGGGACGAGAGCCATGCGCCACTGCTCAATGAATGGCTCCCGCGCGCGCGGACCCCCCGTGCCCGCAAGGCGCTGTTTGCCGCCCTGGCGGAGGTAGGCGACGCCCGCACGGCCGAACTGCTGTTGCCGATGCTGTCCGCCCCAACGCTAGATCTTCAGGCGTGCCGGGCGTTCCGCGTCCTTAGCGCCGACAGCGAACGGACGCTCATCGAGATGCTCGGCTCGCGCGACGCCATGCAACGCGCCGCAGCGGCGGAGGCGCTCGGCCGGGCTGGCTCGCCGGCCGTTGAGTCCCGGCTGATCACCTTCCTGGAAGCCGAGGGTGACACCATCGCGAGCGAAGCGGCGTTGCAAGGGCTGGCCAGGCTTCGGGTGCGGCATGAGGCGAAGTGA
- a CDS encoding HAD-IA family hydrolase, translating to MFAPIDQTWQLVRRLHAGGARMGILSNTNPTHWRIVTDGRWPILTECFEHAVLSYEARSMKPDRAIYEQAIDRAGVPAGEVFFVDDREDNIAGAIEAGLDAVVFRSAEGLERDLAERGWADQPSGGR from the coding sequence ATCTTTGCCCCCATCGACCAGACCTGGCAGCTCGTCCGCCGGCTGCACGCGGGGGGCGCCCGGATGGGGATCCTCTCCAACACCAACCCCACCCACTGGCGCATCGTCACCGACGGCCGCTGGCCGATCCTCACCGAGTGTTTTGAGCACGCCGTGCTCAGCTACGAGGCCCGGAGCATGAAGCCCGACCGTGCGATTTACGAGCAAGCGATCGACCGCGCCGGAGTCCCCGCCGGGGAGGTGTTCTTTGTCGACGACCGCGAGGACAACATCGCGGGGGCGATTGAGGCGGGGCTCGATGCGGTGGTGTTCAGGTCGGCGGAGGGGTTGGAGCGTGACCTAGCCGAGCGCGGGTGGGCCGATCAGCCGAGCGGAGGTCGGTAG
- a CDS encoding HAD family hydrolase produces the protein MPTPKFLYFDLGNVLLSFCHDRMTRQVAAVFGVEEARVRAATLAGPTKESPQWRFEQGLITEPDYYEHLCGELGSRPNRAALDLAASDIFAPIDASWRIVRRLHAGGARLGVLSNTNPTHWRFVTDGRYPILTECFEHAVLSYEARSMKPDHAIYQQAIDRAGVPAGEVFFVDDREDNIAGAIEAGLDAVVFRSAEGLERDLAARGVLGAEG, from the coding sequence ATGCCCACGCCCAAGTTCCTGTACTTCGACCTCGGCAACGTGCTGCTGTCGTTCTGCCACGACCGCATGACCCGCCAGGTGGCCGCGGTGTTCGGGGTAGAAGAAGCAAGAGTCCGCGCCGCGACGCTCGCGGGCCCGACCAAAGAATCCCCCCAGTGGCGGTTCGAGCAGGGCCTAATCACCGAGCCCGACTACTACGAGCACCTGTGCGGCGAGCTGGGCTCGCGCCCCAACCGCGCGGCGCTTGACCTGGCCGCCAGCGACATCTTCGCCCCCATCGACGCGTCGTGGCGCATCGTCCGCCGCCTGCACGCGGGGGGCGCCCGGCTGGGGGTCCTCTCCAACACCAACCCCACCCACTGGCGCTTCGTCACCGACGGCCGCTACCCGATCCTGACCGAGTGTTTTGAGCACGCCGTGCTCAGCTACGAGGCCCGGAGCATGAAGCCCGACCACGCGATCTACCAGCAAGCAATCGACCGCGCCGGCGTGCCGGCCGGGGAGGTGTTCTTTGTCGACGACCGCGAGGACAACATCGCGGGGGCGATTGAGGCGGGGCTCGACGCGGTGGTGTTCCGGTCGGCGGAGGGGTTGGAGCGTGACCTCGCCGCGCGGGGGGTGTTGGGCGCGGAAGGGTGA